In Salvelinus sp. IW2-2015 linkage group LG23, ASM291031v2, whole genome shotgun sequence, a genomic segment contains:
- the cnot6a gene encoding CCR4-NOT transcription complex subunit 6a — translation MPKEKYDPPDPRRMYTIMSTEEAANGKKSYWAELEISGKVRSLSTSLWTLTHLTALHIGDNSLSRIPPDIAKLQNLVYLDLSSNKIRSLPAELGNMVSLRELLLNNNQLRVLPFELGKLFKLQTLGLKGNPLAQEILNLYQEHDGTRKLLNYLLDNLAGTKRVNSEQPPPRSWIVLAEPDRARTAALFSVMCYNVLCDKYATRQLYGYCPSWALNWEYRKKSIMQEIMNCNADIISLQEVETEQYYNYFLPELKDQGYEGFFSPKSRARTMSECDRKHVDGCAIFYRTEKFSLVQKHTVEFNQLAMANSEGSEAMLNRVMTKDNIGVAALLEVRKEMMEQSVGKSLHGMEKQLLLVANAHMHWDPAYSDVKVVQTVMFLSEVKNIVEKATRSLKLSSVSGETNAVPLVLCADLNSLPDSGVVEYLSSGGVDSTHKDFKELRYIDSLTNFNCNGKNGTSNGRITHSFKLKSAYENGLMPYTNYTFDFKGIIDYIFYSQPTLNVLGVLGPLDPHWLHENNISGCPHPHIPSDHFSLFAQLELLLSYPSSVNGIHLPGRR, via the exons ATGCCCAAGGAAAAATATGATCCGCCAGACCCAAGGCGGATGTACACAATAATGTCCACTGAGGAGGCAGCCAATGGGAAGAAGTCATACTGGGCTGAGCTCGAAATTAGTG GTAAAGTGAGGAGTCTGAGCACCTCATTATGGACGTTGACTCACCTCACTGCTCTTCACATCGGCGATAACTCCCTCTCTCGTATCCCGCCCGATATTGCCAAACTTCAAAACCTGGTGTACCTGGACCTCTCATCCAACAAGATCAGGAGCCTGCCCGCCGAGCTTGGCAACATGGTGTCTCTCAG GGAACTTCTTTTAAACAATAACCAGTTGCGGGTTCTACCTTTTGAGCTTGGAAAGCTGTTTAAGTTACAAACACTGGGGTTAAAAG GAAATCCACTTGCACAAGAAATATTGAACCTCTACCAGGAGCATGATGGCACGAGGAAACTGCTCAACTACCTTCTGGACAATCTGGCAGGGACCAAACGAG TCAACTCCGAGCAACCCCCACCCAGATCATGGATTGTCTTGGCCGAGCCTGACCGGGCACGAACAGCAG CCTTGTTTTCTGTGATGTGCTACAACGTGCTGTGTGATAAGTATGCCACGCGCCAGCTCTACGGCTACTGCCCCTCCTGGGCCCTTAACTGGGAGTACAGGAAGAAGTCCATCATGCAGGAGATCATGAATTGCAACGCTGACATCATTAGCCTACAG GAAGTGGAAACAGAGCAGTACTACAACTACTTCCTACCGGAGCTGAAGGACCAGGGTTACGAGGGCTTTTTCAGCCCCAAGTCCCGCGCCAGGACCATGTCCGAGTGTGACCGCAAGCATGTGGACGGCTGCGCCATATTTTACAGAACCGAAAA GTTCAGCCTGGTGCAGAAACACACGGTGGAGTTCAACCAGCTGGCTATGGCGAACTCTGAGGGCTCAGAGGCCATGCTCAACAGAGTCATGACCAAGGACAACATTGGTGTGGCCGCTCTTCTAGAGGTGCGCAAGGAGATGATGGAGCAGTCTG TGGGGAAGTCTCTGCACGGCATGGAGAAACAGCTCCTCCTGGTGGCCAACGCCCACATGCACTGGGACCCGGCGTACTCCGACGTCAAGGTGGTCCAGACCGTCATGTTCCTGTCTGAGGTGAAAAACATAGTGGAGAAGGCCACGCGCAGCCTCAAGCTCTCCTCAGTCTCCGGGGAGACAAATGCCGTCCCACTCGTCCTGTGTGCTGACCTCAACTCACTGCCCGACTCTG gTGTGGTGGAGTACCTGAGCTCGGGCGGAGTGGACAGCACCCACAAGGACTTCAAGGAGCTTCGCTACATCGACAGCCTGACCAACTTCAACTGCAACGGCAAGAATGGCACGTCCAACGGCAGGATCACCCACAGCTTCAAGCTGAAGAGTGCCTACGAAAACGGCCTGATGCCTTACACCAACTACACCTTCGACTTCAAG GGCATCATTGACTACATCTTCTACTCTCAGCCTACGCTCAATGTGTTGGGGGTTCTGGGTCCTCTGGATCCTCACTGGCTCCATGAGAACAATATCAGCGGCTGTCCCCACCCCCACATCCCCTCCGATCACTTCTCCCTGTTTGCACAACTGGAGCTGCTCCTCTCCTACCCGTCATCAGTCAATGGAATCCACCTGCCAGGGCGCAGGTAG